The Microcoleus sp. FACHB-68 genome includes a region encoding these proteins:
- a CDS encoding class I SAM-dependent methyltransferase, producing the protein MSNLETIQQKKAEIIQKFGEWTNHNIQLDGDLYTISRQTITGAEVKLRRIVQMVADISGKSFENLRILDLACLEGLYGMELALQGANVVAIEGREANVEKARFAKDVLSVNNIEIIQDDVRNLSLEKYGKFDIVLCIGILYHLDVPDVFEFLEKISEVCQSFAIIDTQVSMVTETSALYKEKEYWGRLYTEHDPNTTVEERVKVLWSSLDNLNSFWFTRPSLYNFLSQIGFTSIYECHNPPVKKYEMMRLKKETDRSTFLAIKGKKVSLFSSQVMNDLPQEDWENSLKPEEL; encoded by the coding sequence ATGAGTAACCTCGAAACTATCCAGCAGAAAAAAGCAGAAATCATTCAAAAGTTTGGAGAATGGACAAATCACAACATTCAACTGGATGGCGATCTTTACACCATTAGCCGGCAAACTATTACTGGCGCAGAAGTTAAATTAAGGCGGATCGTGCAAATGGTTGCCGATATTTCGGGTAAATCATTTGAAAACCTGCGAATTTTAGACTTGGCTTGCCTGGAAGGACTTTATGGCATGGAACTTGCCTTGCAAGGTGCAAACGTTGTCGCCATAGAAGGGAGAGAAGCGAATGTAGAAAAGGCGCGGTTTGCCAAGGATGTTTTATCAGTCAATAATATAGAAATTATCCAAGATGATGTTCGCAATCTTAGTCTAGAAAAATATGGAAAGTTTGATATTGTTCTGTGTATAGGGATTCTTTATCATTTAGATGTTCCCGATGTTTTTGAGTTTTTAGAAAAAATTTCAGAAGTTTGTCAAAGTTTTGCCATCATAGACACTCAGGTTAGTATGGTGACGGAAACTTCTGCTTTATATAAAGAAAAAGAATACTGGGGAAGATTATACACAGAACACGATCCCAATACGACTGTTGAAGAAAGAGTGAAGGTTTTGTGGTCATCATTAGATAATCTCAACAGTTTTTGGTTTACTCGTCCCTCTTTATATAACTTTCTGTCTCAGATCGGGTTTACTTCTATCTATGAATGTCACAACCCTCCCGTCAAAAAATATGAAATGATGCGACTAAAAAAGGAAACGGATCGCAGCACGTTTTTAGCCATTAAAGGAAAAAAGGTATCTTTGTTTTCATCACAGGTGATGAATGACTTGCCGCAAGAAGACTGGGAAAATTCTTTAAAACCTGAAGAATTATAA
- a CDS encoding sulfotransferase yields the protein MMSQTLIITGMHRSGTSLTASFIQALGINLGENFFAADIFNAKGYFEDLDFLEFQRTILQNCCRQGEAGWTDWGWTESEWLDRDNFHNYIEPAKELIASRHQKSAFWGWKDPRTSLMLDFWEQLLPEARFLLVYRLPWDVADSILRLNSGIFTEHPEYPLKVWAFYNRHLLDFYARHSDRCILVNINTLLQSPTRLVELLETKLNLKVASDYEPARLKEIYDSSLFNSLGRQHPLVQLLQHIAPQYFSLLADLDRVADIPSDFSQEPTSGNISHPECLPLLLYRQAFENQGQLQNLYRQIQQDKIELESQIVQLKQENAILKSSKVWKLHRALSKIKKLAKIN from the coding sequence ATGATGTCACAGACTTTAATCATAACCGGAATGCATCGTTCTGGCACATCCCTAACTGCTTCATTTATCCAAGCTTTGGGTATTAATTTAGGAGAAAATTTCTTTGCCGCTGATATCTTTAATGCCAAGGGTTATTTTGAAGATTTGGATTTTTTAGAATTTCAGCGAACCATTCTTCAGAATTGCTGCCGGCAGGGAGAAGCCGGTTGGACTGATTGGGGTTGGACAGAAAGTGAATGGTTGGATCGCGACAATTTTCACAACTATATTGAGCCGGCAAAAGAATTAATCGCATCTCGCCATCAAAAATCAGCTTTTTGGGGTTGGAAAGATCCGCGTACCTCTCTCATGCTTGATTTTTGGGAACAATTACTTCCTGAAGCACGATTTTTATTAGTTTATCGCTTACCCTGGGATGTCGCTGATTCTATTCTTCGCCTCAATAGTGGAATATTTACCGAACACCCGGAGTATCCCTTAAAAGTTTGGGCTTTTTATAACCGGCATCTCCTAGATTTTTACGCTCGGCATTCAGATCGGTGTATTTTAGTTAATATTAATACCTTACTGCAATCTCCAACTCGGCTGGTTGAACTGCTAGAGACTAAGCTAAACTTGAAAGTTGCCAGTGATTATGAACCGGCACGCTTGAAAGAAATTTATGATTCCAGCCTTTTTAATAGTTTAGGCCGGCAGCATCCCCTTGTTCAACTTTTACAGCATATTGCGCCTCAATATTTCTCACTTCTCGCCGACTTAGATCGCGTAGCAGATATTCCCAGTGATTTTTCACAGGAACCGACATCCGGCAACATTTCTCATCCAGAATGCTTACCTTTATTACTCTACCGGCAGGCGTTTGAAAATCAGGGACAGCTTCAGAATCTTTACCGACAGATTCAGCAGGATAAAATTGAACTGGAATCTCAAATCGTTCAATTAAAACAAGAAAATGCAATTTTAAAAAGCTCCAAAGTTTGGAAATTGCATCGAGCCTTATCTAAAATTAAAAAGCTAGCTAAAATTAATTAA
- a CDS encoding glycosyltransferase family A protein, whose protein sequence is MSALREPRSSQIALSVVIPCYNHGEFILEAVSGLQNYKNHDFVEILIVNDGSTEPLTHKVLNYLKENGYQVIDQINQGLAQARNTGISKALGRYILPLDADNKVRENYIVKSIEILDNYPEIGVVYGDAEFFGAKTGVWQVPEFDINRLAMGNYIDACAVFRKIVWKDCGGYDPKIPDKLGYEDWDFWLGAAEQGWKFYHIPEVMFDYRVRSESMVSACNVPENRKQLFRYICTKHLGLYTTNFANILAEKEFALLRESAHSQSLQVQVKQTQADLEQARMQLQQTQAQLQAELIHRQTQLAQTQGELENSQNQLQQTQTQLQQTQTELGSRHNELHQTQTQLDRIQGELESRHNELQQTQTQLDRIQDELFHSQNHLQQTQLALESSQATVAAMETSKFWKLRGQWFKLKKVIGLKHEP, encoded by the coding sequence ATGTCTGCCTTAAGAGAACCTAGAAGCAGCCAAATCGCTTTATCAGTAGTGATTCCTTGTTACAATCACGGCGAGTTTATACTTGAGGCTGTTTCAGGTTTGCAAAATTATAAAAATCATGATTTTGTAGAAATTCTTATTGTTAATGATGGTTCAACCGAACCCCTAACCCATAAAGTTTTAAATTATTTAAAAGAAAATGGCTATCAAGTTATTGATCAAATTAACCAAGGATTAGCTCAAGCAAGAAATACAGGAATTAGCAAAGCTTTAGGACGTTATATTTTACCTTTAGATGCAGACAATAAAGTTAGAGAAAACTATATCGTAAAAAGTATTGAAATTTTGGATAATTATCCAGAAATTGGAGTTGTTTACGGCGATGCCGAATTTTTTGGCGCGAAAACAGGAGTTTGGCAAGTTCCCGAATTTGATATTAACCGGCTGGCAATGGGAAATTATATTGATGCCTGTGCGGTTTTCCGAAAAATTGTTTGGAAAGATTGTGGCGGTTACGATCCAAAAATACCCGATAAATTAGGCTATGAGGATTGGGATTTTTGGCTAGGTGCTGCTGAACAAGGATGGAAGTTTTATCACATTCCGGAAGTGATGTTTGACTACCGGGTGCGATCAGAGTCTATGGTCAGCGCTTGCAATGTGCCAGAAAATCGCAAGCAACTTTTTCGATATATTTGTACCAAACATTTGGGACTTTATACAACAAATTTTGCTAATATATTGGCAGAAAAAGAGTTTGCCTTGCTGAGAGAAAGCGCTCATTCTCAAAGTTTGCAGGTGCAAGTAAAACAAACTCAAGCTGACTTAGAGCAAGCGCGAATGCAACTGCAACAAACGCAAGCTCAATTGCAGGCTGAACTCATACACCGGCAGACTCAGCTAGCGCAAACCCAAGGTGAGTTGGAGAACTCACAAAACCAACTACAACAAACCCAAACTCAGCTCCAACAAACCCAAACCGAACTAGGAAGCCGGCATAACGAGTTGCACCAAACCCAAACCCAGCTTGATCGCATCCAAGGCGAATTAGAAAGCCGGCATAATGAGTTGCAACAAACTCAAACCCAGCTTGATCGCATTCAAGATGAACTCTTCCATTCTCAAAACCATTTGCAACAAACCCAACTGGCATTGGAGTCCTCACAAGCAACCGTTGCTGCGATGGAAACCAGTAAATTTTGGAAGTTACGCGGCCAATGGTTTAAGCTTAAAAAAGTCATAGGCTTAAAACATGAACCCTAA
- a CDS encoding glycosyltransferase family 2 protein: MFKSALSRPRHILSRLKHLSIIWKTKGTRHTLSKVFKKLYLKLDTTPPAVIEAAPAMATNDDPYARWLNKHYPRKADLRKMAETLEIFPYKPVISVIMPVFNTPERFLKEAIESVIHQVYPYWELCIADDASTELYVKSILKEYAEKDSRIKVLFRSENGHIARASNSALEIATGEFVALLDHDDLLTPDALYEVALLLNRHPEADMIYSDEDKIDEGNCLKDPFFKPDWCPDSFLSRMYTCHLGTYRRSILNEIGGFRAGYEGSQDYDLVLRFTEKTEQIFHISKILYHWRVHPESTATGTASVKSYAYEAAEKAIAEAIHRRGEKGRIAGVTDYLGHYTVRYEISDYKLVSIIIPTKDLAGMLNQCLESIFKKSVYPNYEVIVIDNGSTEAATAKLFADWSAKEPSRFKCYPLDIPFNYPKLNNYAVTKAKGDYLLFLNNDTEIVTPDWIDAMVEQAQRPSIGAVGALLLYDNDTIQHAGVVMGIGDVAGHSHRHFPSTTPGYVCQVKTISNYSAVTGACLMCRRDVFDSIGGFTEELAVAYNDVDLCLKMVAKGYRNIYLPHVVLYHYESKSRGYEDTPEKELRRLREAAILKSRWQYMIDHDPCYSPHLTRGREDYSINI; this comes from the coding sequence ATGTTTAAAAGTGCACTCTCACGTCCTCGACATATTTTGTCACGTCTAAAGCATCTATCTATTATTTGGAAAACCAAAGGCACACGGCATACCTTATCAAAAGTATTTAAGAAACTTTATCTTAAGCTTGATACCACGCCGCCGGCAGTGATTGAAGCAGCGCCGGCAATGGCAACGAATGACGATCCTTACGCACGTTGGCTCAACAAACATTATCCCAGAAAAGCCGATCTTCGCAAAATGGCTGAAACCTTGGAAATTTTTCCTTATAAGCCGGTGATCAGCGTCATTATGCCGGTTTTTAACACACCTGAACGTTTCTTAAAAGAAGCAATTGAATCAGTTATTCATCAGGTTTATCCCTATTGGGAACTGTGCATTGCAGATGATGCTTCAACAGAATTGTATGTAAAATCGATTTTAAAGGAATACGCGGAAAAAGATAGCCGCATAAAAGTTCTTTTTAGAAGCGAAAATGGCCATATTGCTCGCGCTTCTAATTCAGCTTTAGAAATTGCTACCGGCGAATTTGTGGCACTGCTTGATCATGATGATTTACTAACGCCGGATGCCTTATATGAAGTCGCGTTGCTGTTAAACCGGCATCCCGAAGCCGACATGATCTATTCAGATGAAGATAAAATTGATGAGGGTAATTGCCTCAAAGATCCCTTCTTCAAGCCTGACTGGTGTCCCGACTCTTTCCTATCCCGAATGTACACTTGCCATTTGGGAACCTACCGACGCTCAATTTTAAATGAAATTGGCGGATTTCGAGCCGGCTATGAAGGCAGCCAAGATTACGATCTCGTTCTTCGCTTCACAGAAAAAACCGAACAAATCTTCCACATTTCCAAAATTCTCTACCACTGGCGAGTTCATCCAGAATCAACCGCAACCGGCACCGCTAGCGTCAAATCTTACGCTTACGAAGCCGCCGAAAAAGCGATTGCAGAAGCCATTCATAGACGCGGCGAAAAAGGACGAATCGCAGGCGTTACTGACTATCTTGGACACTATACGGTGCGCTACGAAATCTCCGATTATAAATTAGTCAGCATCATCATTCCTACCAAAGATTTGGCGGGAATGCTGAATCAATGTCTGGAATCGATCTTTAAAAAGAGCGTGTATCCAAATTATGAAGTTATTGTCATAGACAACGGCAGCACCGAAGCCGCAACCGCTAAACTTTTTGCTGACTGGAGTGCCAAAGAACCGAGCCGGTTTAAATGTTACCCGCTTGATATTCCCTTTAACTATCCTAAACTTAATAACTATGCCGTAACCAAAGCCAAAGGCGACTATTTGCTCTTTTTAAATAACGACACAGAAATCGTTACACCCGATTGGATAGACGCAATGGTTGAGCAAGCGCAGAGACCCTCAATCGGAGCCGTCGGGGCACTTTTGTTATATGACAACGATACCATCCAACACGCTGGCGTTGTGATGGGAATTGGCGACGTCGCAGGGCATAGTCACCGGCATTTCCCCTCCACCACTCCCGGCTACGTTTGTCAGGTGAAAACTATCAGTAATTATTCAGCCGTCACCGGCGCTTGTTTAATGTGCCGGCGCGATGTTTTTGACAGCATTGGAGGATTTACTGAAGAATTAGCAGTTGCCTACAATGATGTCGATTTGTGCTTAAAAATGGTTGCCAAAGGATATCGAAATATCTATCTTCCCCACGTCGTTCTCTATCACTATGAATCGAAAAGCCGAGGGTACGAAGATACCCCAGAAAAAGAACTACGACGCCTCCGCGAAGCAGCAATTCTCAAGAGCCGGTGGCAATACATGATCGATCATGATCCTTGTTACAGCCCTCATTTAACCAGAGGACGTGAGGACTACAGTATTAATATATGA
- a CDS encoding sulfotransferase domain-containing protein, with the protein MMPDFLIIGGQKCGTTSLYQYLIQHPQILPAAQKEVHFFDLNFSQGIEWYQQQFPLPTSEQQITGESSPYYLFHPCVPQRVYQLFPNIKLIVLLREPVARAWSHYHHEVRLGFESLSFDEAIAQEAERLNGETEKLLADETYYSFNHQHYSYLSRGIYIKQLETWMDLFPKKQFLVIKSEDFYTNPGKTLDQVFEFLELPAYQLDHYSKYNVGDYPPLTDSTQRYLSDYFQPHNRKLQEYLGMTFFPH; encoded by the coding sequence ATGATGCCAGACTTTTTAATTATTGGTGGTCAAAAATGTGGCACAACTTCCCTGTACCAGTATTTGATTCAGCATCCTCAAATTCTGCCGGCAGCCCAAAAGGAAGTACACTTTTTTGACTTAAACTTTTCTCAAGGAATTGAGTGGTATCAGCAGCAATTTCCCCTTCCAACTAGCGAACAGCAAATCACCGGAGAATCAAGCCCCTACTATCTCTTTCATCCCTGCGTTCCGCAGCGAGTCTATCAACTCTTTCCCAATATTAAATTAATCGTTTTGCTCAGAGAGCCGGTTGCTAGAGCTTGGTCACATTACCATCATGAAGTTAGACTGGGGTTTGAGTCCCTCTCCTTTGACGAAGCTATCGCACAGGAAGCGGAAAGGCTCAACGGAGAAACCGAAAAGCTTTTAGCCGATGAAACTTACTATAGTTTCAATCACCAGCACTACTCTTACCTATCACGCGGCATCTACATCAAGCAACTCGAAACCTGGATGGATCTGTTCCCCAAAAAACAGTTCTTAGTTATCAAAAGTGAAGACTTTTACACAAATCCTGGGAAAACTCTTGATCAGGTATTTGAATTTTTAGAGTTGCCGGCTTATCAACTTGACCACTACAGCAAGTACAATGTAGGGGATTACCCCCCACTTACGGATTCAACCCAACGTTACTTAAGCGACTATTTCCAACCCCACAATCGCAAATTACAGGAATATTTAGGCATGACATTCTTTCCCCACTAA
- a CDS encoding glycosyltransferase family 4 protein, whose product MRVLFLHPNFPAQYRHIVTALGSDPNHEVVFGTKNERPEWNIPGVKKVVFTPSRDPRPETHHYVRPLESAVLYGQAVFRIAEQLKKEGFVPDIVCGHSGWGPTLFVKDAFPKSRLLCYFEWFYHAYGSDANFDPADPLSLDDFPRIRVKNSPILIDLYSCDWGVSPTNWQRSQFPKEFHSKISVLHDGVDTDYFKPNPGAKLILPNLDLSGVDEIVTYVARGMEPYRGFPEFIESIAYIQERRPNCHVVVVGSDRVCYGKSLPNNETYKEHMLKKVSLDLSRVHFVGSLPYGLYLKVIQASSAHVYLTRPFVLSWSMIESMSTGCLVIGSDTAPVKEVIRDGENGLLVDFFSPKQIADRIDEVMDHPTRMAELRVKARQTALERYALKDMLPRQLQLIKDVASGSMTPQTNEKPRKQKTSKGFEVAKRGSNRG is encoded by the coding sequence ATGCGAGTTTTATTTCTTCATCCCAACTTCCCCGCTCAGTACCGCCATATTGTAACCGCCCTCGGCAGCGATCCCAATCATGAAGTAGTTTTCGGGACTAAAAATGAGCGTCCTGAGTGGAACATACCGGGCGTTAAAAAAGTCGTCTTCACACCCAGTCGAGATCCGCGTCCAGAAACTCACCACTATGTTCGTCCCTTAGAAAGTGCGGTTCTCTACGGACAAGCGGTATTTCGCATCGCTGAACAGCTGAAAAAGGAAGGATTTGTACCGGATATTGTTTGCGGTCATTCGGGCTGGGGACCAACACTTTTTGTGAAGGATGCCTTTCCCAAAAGCCGCCTCCTTTGTTATTTTGAATGGTTTTATCACGCCTACGGTTCAGATGCAAACTTTGACCCAGCAGACCCTCTGAGCCTTGATGATTTTCCCCGTATTCGTGTTAAAAATTCTCCCATTCTGATTGATTTATATTCTTGCGATTGGGGCGTCTCTCCCACAAATTGGCAGCGCTCACAATTTCCCAAAGAATTCCACAGCAAAATCAGTGTCCTGCACGATGGCGTTGATACCGATTACTTTAAGCCAAACCCAGGCGCAAAATTGATTTTGCCTAACCTGGATTTGTCCGGTGTTGATGAAATTGTCACCTATGTCGCACGCGGCATGGAACCTTATCGCGGCTTTCCAGAATTTATTGAATCAATAGCTTATATTCAAGAGCGCCGGCCTAATTGTCATGTTGTAGTTGTTGGCTCAGATAGAGTTTGTTACGGTAAATCTTTGCCGAATAACGAAACTTATAAAGAGCATATGCTCAAGAAGGTGTCGCTCGATTTATCACGCGTTCATTTTGTCGGTTCTCTTCCCTACGGTTTGTACCTCAAAGTGATTCAGGCATCGTCAGCGCACGTCTATTTAACCAGACCATTTGTGTTGTCTTGGTCGATGATTGAATCGATGTCAACCGGCTGCTTAGTTATAGGTTCTGACACTGCGCCGGTGAAAGAAGTTATCCGTGATGGAGAAAATGGGTTGCTGGTTGATTTCTTTTCACCCAAGCAAATTGCAGATCGAATTGATGAAGTCATGGATCACCCCACCCGCATGGCTGAGCTTCGCGTGAAAGCTCGTCAAACAGCTCTGGAACGATATGCTTTGAAAGATATGCTACCCCGTCAACTTCAACTAATCAAAGACGTTGCCAGCGGTTCTATGACCCCACAAACAAATGAAAAACCTCGAAAACAAAAAACGAGTAAAGGCTTTGAAGTTGCCAAACGCGGCTCTAATAGAGGTTAA
- a CDS encoding tetratricopeptide repeat protein has protein sequence MNFKSAQLHFNTGKQLKESGKFDEAIGHYQKALEIEPDEVEVLNHLAEVYYALNRLAEAFAVCQKALKIQPNFAQAYKTLGNVLQAQGKLEPAMRAYSKAIDIKPDFAEALANLGSMFYKQGRLEEALPYYQKAVTINPDIAGVYWNLGNLLKQLGQLNEGNACLQRALQLKPELGGAEFLVNLGNALVKQDKWQEAIGRYQSALRLKPDWAEAHCQLGLALWRLNQRQDQFNLQNFSEAVGCLLRAIATKPDLMAAQQGLGNALIASGTDPNELSYLRKAADKYLEISGEKGKIIAKMAFAVTYFKSGLHQLAKEKFKEVETQIIQSSETLNQDNRAILYSGMLLAAPHLRDDLEANTNLFKLVGEQYRTSNNLRVNPYQLGNINESLPFKTREGKLKIGLLSKDFTKQSVAGGSIDVIRELAKLSPHIHLYATDWTKSDETSRKFEQVAAKFYQFKKPSEEFSLYDQEIVKQILEDELDILVDLDSITGSGHAEILDCQPARVCISGLGCEAPFISDKNYFLCDWQTHPAGTEQHYTEQLIRMPNSFLAVSGFDSTPIDRNAVRKSLRIGLDQVVYLCVSPASKLSDEMIEAQIKILKQVPNGVLLYKGLADEQVTVPAYQQACKAQGVGFHRVKFLPPTQTEKEHRSIYKSADVLLDSYPYNGGIQTLEALWFNVPVVTTTGEQGVARKGYSFLKSLNIEAGVSYSWEEYIEWGIRFCLDADLRNEIREHLERAKQPEGLAPVWNPKKFAEDMYSVFEELLAKQSG, from the coding sequence GTGAATTTCAAGTCAGCTCAACTTCATTTCAACACCGGCAAGCAGCTCAAAGAGTCCGGCAAGTTTGATGAGGCCATTGGCCACTACCAAAAAGCTTTGGAAATCGAACCTGATGAGGTTGAGGTTCTCAATCACCTGGCTGAGGTCTATTATGCCCTGAACCGTTTAGCCGAGGCTTTTGCGGTTTGCCAAAAAGCGCTGAAGATCCAGCCTAATTTTGCACAAGCGTATAAGACGTTGGGGAATGTGCTACAAGCTCAAGGTAAGCTAGAGCCGGCAATGCGAGCTTACTCAAAGGCCATCGATATCAAGCCAGACTTTGCGGAAGCCTTAGCGAACCTGGGCAGTATGTTCTACAAGCAAGGTCGGCTTGAGGAGGCGCTGCCTTACTATCAAAAAGCGGTTACCATCAACCCCGATATAGCCGGGGTCTACTGGAATTTAGGGAATTTATTAAAGCAACTGGGCCAGCTCAATGAGGGGAATGCCTGTTTGCAAAGGGCTTTACAACTTAAGCCAGAATTGGGTGGGGCCGAGTTCCTAGTTAATCTGGGAAATGCTTTGGTCAAGCAGGACAAGTGGCAAGAGGCAATTGGTCGCTATCAAAGCGCACTGAGGCTCAAACCCGATTGGGCCGAAGCTCATTGCCAGCTAGGGTTAGCACTTTGGCGATTGAATCAGCGGCAGGATCAGTTCAATTTACAGAATTTCTCCGAGGCCGTTGGCTGTCTTTTGAGAGCGATTGCCACTAAACCGGATTTGATGGCAGCCCAACAAGGTTTGGGTAACGCTCTCATCGCATCAGGGACAGATCCGAATGAATTGAGTTATTTAAGAAAAGCGGCTGATAAGTATCTTGAAATCTCTGGGGAAAAGGGAAAAATTATAGCGAAGATGGCTTTTGCTGTGACCTATTTTAAATCAGGATTGCATCAGTTAGCTAAAGAGAAGTTTAAAGAAGTAGAAACGCAGATTATTCAGAGCAGCGAGACTTTAAATCAAGATAATAGAGCGATATTGTACAGTGGTATGCTGCTGGCTGCCCCTCACTTACGAGATGATCTAGAGGCAAATACTAACCTTTTTAAATTAGTTGGAGAACAGTACCGCACATCCAATAATTTGAGGGTAAATCCTTACCAGCTCGGAAACATCAATGAATCTTTACCGTTTAAGACGCGAGAGGGAAAGTTAAAAATTGGGTTGCTTTCAAAAGATTTTACAAAACAGTCAGTGGCAGGGGGCAGCATCGATGTGATTCGGGAGCTAGCCAAGCTAAGCCCCCACATTCATTTATATGCGACAGATTGGACGAAATCTGATGAGACGAGCCGGAAATTTGAACAAGTAGCGGCCAAGTTTTATCAGTTTAAAAAGCCTTCTGAAGAGTTTTCGCTTTATGATCAGGAAATAGTTAAACAAATATTAGAAGATGAGCTAGATATCTTGGTGGATTTGGACTCTATAACGGGTTCGGGCCATGCAGAGATCCTCGATTGCCAACCGGCTCGTGTTTGTATATCTGGGTTAGGATGTGAAGCGCCGTTTATCTCTGATAAAAATTACTTTCTTTGCGATTGGCAAACGCACCCAGCCGGCACTGAGCAGCATTACACCGAACAGTTAATCAGAATGCCTAATTCCTTTTTGGCGGTTTCTGGTTTTGACAGTACCCCAATAGATCGCAATGCTGTTCGTAAATCCTTAAGGATTGGCTTGGATCAGGTTGTTTACCTATGCGTATCCCCGGCTTCCAAGCTGAGCGATGAAATGATAGAAGCGCAGATTAAAATTCTCAAGCAGGTCCCTAATGGAGTGCTGCTCTATAAAGGTTTAGCAGACGAACAGGTAACTGTACCCGCTTATCAGCAAGCCTGTAAAGCTCAAGGAGTTGGTTTTCACCGAGTTAAATTTTTACCTCCAACACAAACTGAGAAAGAACACAGGTCTATTTATAAAAGTGCTGATGTGCTGCTAGATTCCTATCCTTATAATGGTGGGATTCAAACGCTAGAGGCATTGTGGTTTAATGTGCCGGTGGTGACGACAACAGGTGAGCAAGGCGTTGCTAGAAAGGGTTACTCATTTTTAAAAAGCTTAAACATTGAGGCGGGTGTTAGCTACTCTTGGGAAGAGTATATAGAATGGGGAATTCGATTTTGTCTTGATGCTGATTTAAGGAATGAAATTCGGGAGCATTTGGAGCGAGCTAAACAACCAGAAGGTTTAGCGCCGGTGTGGAATCCCAAGAAGTTTGCGGAAGATATGTATTCAGTTTTTGAAGAACTTCTCGCCAAACAAAGCGGTTAG